In Citrobacter sp. RHB25-C09, the following proteins share a genomic window:
- the araH gene encoding arabinose ABC transporter permease AraH, translating to MSSVTTSGTGAAKTPSSFSLGRIWDQYGMLVVFAALFLACAIFVPNFATFINMKGLGLAISMSGMVACGMLFCLASGDFDLSVASVIACAGVTTAVVINMTESLWIGVGAGLLLGVLCGLVNGFVIARLKINALITTLATMQIVRGLAYIISDGKAVGIEDERFFTLGYANWLGLPAPIWLTVGCLIIFGLLLNKTTFGRNTLAIGGNEEAARLAGVPVVRTKIIIFVLSGLVSAAAGIILASRMTSGQPMTSIGYELIVISACVLGGVSLKGGIGKISYVVAGVLILGTVENAMNLLNISPFAQYVVRGLILLAAVIFDRYKQKAKRTV from the coding sequence ATGTCTTCCGTAACTACTTCCGGAACGGGCGCGGCGAAAACGCCCTCGTCGTTTAGCCTGGGTCGAATCTGGGATCAGTATGGCATGCTGGTGGTGTTCGCCGCGCTGTTCCTTGCTTGCGCCATTTTTGTGCCGAACTTCGCCACCTTCATCAACATGAAAGGTCTGGGGCTGGCGATATCAATGTCGGGCATGGTCGCCTGCGGGATGCTGTTCTGTCTGGCATCAGGTGACTTTGACCTTTCCGTGGCGTCCGTTATCGCCTGTGCCGGTGTGACCACGGCCGTGGTCATCAACATGACCGAAAGCCTGTGGATCGGCGTGGGGGCGGGTTTACTGCTGGGTGTACTTTGCGGACTGGTCAACGGCTTTGTCATTGCGCGGCTGAAGATCAACGCCCTGATCACCACACTGGCGACGATGCAAATCGTCCGTGGCCTTGCGTATATCATTTCCGACGGTAAAGCCGTGGGGATTGAAGACGAGCGCTTCTTTACCCTCGGCTACGCCAACTGGCTTGGCTTGCCTGCACCCATCTGGCTGACGGTCGGTTGCCTGATTATCTTCGGATTACTGCTCAACAAGACCACGTTCGGGCGTAATACCCTGGCGATTGGCGGTAACGAAGAGGCGGCGCGTCTGGCAGGGGTGCCTGTGGTACGTACTAAAATTATTATCTTTGTCCTCTCTGGCCTGGTTTCTGCAGCCGCAGGGATTATCCTTGCGTCACGTATGACCAGCGGACAACCGATGACGTCAATAGGCTATGAGTTGATTGTTATCTCAGCCTGCGTGTTAGGGGGCGTTTCCCTCAAAGGCGGCATCGGAAAAATCTCATATGTGGTGGCTGGGGTGCTCATCCTGGGAACCGTCGAGAATGCGATGAACCTGCTTAACATTTCCCCGTTTGCCCAGTACGTCGTACGCGGCTTAATCCTACTGGCTGCGGTGATCTTTGACCGTTACAAACAAAAAGCGAAGCGTACGGTTTAG
- the araG gene encoding L-arabinose ABC transporter ATP-binding protein AraG, with protein MQQPTPYLSFRGIGKTFPGVKALTDISFDCHAGQVHALMGENGAGKSTLLKILSGNYAPTTGTLAIRGQEMSFADTTAALNAGVAIIYQELHLVPEMTVAENIYLGQLPHKGGIVNRTLLNYEAGLQLKHLGMDIDPDTPLKYLSIGQWQMVEIAKALARNAKIIAFDEPTSSLSAREIENLFRVIRELRKEGRVILYVSHRMEEIFALSDAITVFKDGRYVTTFTDMQQVNHDALVQAMVGRDLGDIYGWQSRPYGAERLRLHEVKAEGVRTPISLTVRSGEIVGLFGLVGAGRSELMKGLFGGTRISAGQIYIDEKVVDIRKPANAIAAGMMLCPEDRKAEGIIPVHSVRDNINISARRKHVLGGCLINNGWEETNADHHIRALNIKTPGAEQLIMNLSGGNQQKAILGRWLSEEMKVILLDEPTRGIDVGAKHEIYNVIYALASRGVAVLFASSDLPEVLGVADRIVVMREGEIAGELLHEQADERQALSLAMPKVSQAVA; from the coding sequence ATGCAACAGCCTACCCCGTACCTCTCATTTCGCGGTATTGGCAAAACCTTCCCTGGCGTCAAGGCACTCACGGATATCAGTTTTGACTGTCATGCCGGTCAGGTGCATGCGCTGATGGGGGAAAACGGCGCCGGGAAATCAACACTTCTCAAAATTCTCAGTGGCAACTATGCGCCCACCACGGGAACTCTGGCGATTCGCGGACAGGAAATGTCATTCGCTGATACCACCGCCGCCCTGAATGCTGGGGTTGCCATTATTTATCAGGAGCTTCATCTCGTACCGGAAATGACCGTTGCCGAGAATATTTATCTTGGCCAATTGCCGCATAAAGGTGGGATTGTGAACCGGACGCTGCTGAATTACGAAGCCGGTTTGCAGTTAAAGCATCTGGGGATGGATATTGACCCGGATACGCCATTGAAATATCTCTCTATCGGTCAGTGGCAGATGGTGGAGATAGCGAAAGCGCTGGCGCGTAACGCCAAAATCATTGCCTTTGATGAGCCAACCAGTTCGCTCTCTGCCCGGGAGATCGAGAATTTGTTTCGCGTCATTCGTGAACTGCGTAAAGAAGGGCGCGTCATTCTCTATGTCTCACACCGCATGGAAGAAATCTTCGCCCTCAGCGATGCGATTACCGTGTTCAAAGACGGTCGCTACGTTACGACCTTCACCGATATGCAGCAGGTTAATCATGACGCGCTGGTGCAGGCCATGGTTGGACGCGATCTGGGTGATATCTACGGCTGGCAATCCCGTCCTTATGGCGCTGAACGCCTGCGTCTGCATGAGGTAAAAGCTGAAGGGGTGCGGACGCCCATCAGCCTTACTGTTCGCAGCGGTGAAATTGTCGGCTTGTTTGGTCTGGTCGGTGCCGGTCGCAGCGAGCTGATGAAAGGTCTGTTTGGTGGGACACGAATCAGCGCAGGGCAGATCTATATTGATGAAAAAGTGGTGGATATCCGCAAACCCGCCAACGCCATTGCCGCAGGGATGATGCTCTGTCCGGAAGACCGCAAAGCTGAGGGGATCATTCCGGTGCATTCGGTTCGTGACAACATCAATATCAGCGCGCGGCGTAAACATGTGCTGGGAGGCTGTCTCATCAATAACGGATGGGAGGAAACCAATGCCGATCACCATATTCGCGCGCTGAATATTAAAACCCCAGGCGCGGAACAACTGATTATGAATCTCTCTGGTGGGAACCAACAAAAGGCAATTCTTGGCCGCTGGTTATCGGAAGAAATGAAGGTCATTTTGCTCGACGAGCCGACGCGCGGTATTGACGTCGGTGCGAAGCACGAAATTTACAACGTTATCTATGCTCTGGCCTCGCGCGGTGTCGCCGTGCTGTTTGCCTCCAGTGACCTGCCGGAAGTGCTCGGGGTTGCCGACCGCATCGTGGTTATGCGGGAAGGGGAAATTGCCGGGGAATTACTTCACGAACAGGCGGATGAGCGGCAGGCTCTGAGCCTCGCTATGCCTAAAGTCAGCCAGGCTGTCGCATGA
- the otsB gene encoding trehalose-phosphatase — protein sequence MTEPLTVTPEKNANYAYFFDLDGTLAEIKPHPDQVVVPHSILQMLHELAELNAGALALISGRSMNELDALAKPYRFPLAGVHGAERRDINGKSHIVHLPEAVERDISVQLHTAVARLPGTELEAKGMAFALHYRQAPEHEAVLQAIAQRITQTWPQLALQQGKCVVEIKPKNSNKGEAIAAFMQEAPFRGRIPVFVGDDLTDETGFAVVNRANGISIKVGEGETQAKWRLTDVSDVWHWLESIHTAQQKEKNTNNRRDGYESFSRSI from the coding sequence GTGACAGAACCGTTAACCGTAACCCCTGAAAAAAACGCCAACTATGCTTATTTCTTCGACCTGGATGGAACCCTTGCGGAGATAAAGCCGCATCCAGACCAGGTGGTTGTACCTCACTCAATCCTCCAGATGCTTCATGAGCTTGCTGAGTTAAACGCAGGGGCACTGGCATTGATTTCAGGGCGTTCAATGAACGAACTTGACGCGCTGGCGAAGCCTTACCGCTTTCCGCTGGCTGGCGTACATGGTGCCGAGCGCCGTGACATCAATGGTAAATCACACATTGTTCACCTTCCGGAAGCCGTAGAGCGCGATATCAGCGTGCAGTTGCATACTGCGGTTGCCAGACTTCCCGGCACAGAGCTGGAAGCGAAAGGGATGGCATTTGCCCTGCATTACCGTCAGGCGCCGGAACATGAAGCCGTACTACAGGCCATTGCCCAGCGCATTACGCAAACCTGGCCACAGCTCGCCCTGCAACAGGGTAAATGTGTGGTGGAAATCAAACCCAAAAACAGTAACAAAGGCGAGGCGATCGCCGCGTTTATGCAGGAAGCGCCATTTCGCGGACGTATTCCGGTATTTGTCGGCGACGATCTTACCGATGAGACGGGCTTTGCCGTAGTGAACCGCGCCAACGGAATTTCAATAAAAGTTGGGGAAGGGGAGACACAGGCGAAATGGCGTCTGACGGACGTATCGGACGTCTGGCATTGGCTGGAGTCTATTCACACTGCACAACAAAAAGAAAAAAACACGAATAACAGGAGAGATGGCTATGAGTCGTTTAGTCGTAGTATCTAA